A region from the Rhodopseudomonas julia genome encodes:
- the gcvPA gene encoding aminomethyl-transferring glycine dehydrogenase subunit GcvPA, with protein MRYLPHTDQDRADMLRVIGVETIDELFRDVPADKLLKEAVDLPRHKSELEVARLMRRLAAKNRAAGDGPFFLGAGAYHHHVPASVDHIIQRSEYLTSYTPYQPEISQGTLQTLFEFQTQVAELTGTEVANASMYDGSTATAEAVLMACRVTKRSKAVLSGGLHPQYREVVETLANMEDDECISLPPDPKGNEDLLAEISEDVACVVVQSPSFYGQLIDLKPIAARCRETGVLLVAVFTEVVSLGLIEPPGAQGADIVVGEGQSIGNALSFGGPYVGLFATKQKYIRQMPGRLCGETRDREGKRGYVLTLNTREQHIRRDKATSNICTNSGLCALAFTAHMTLLGGDGLRKLALRNHERACRLADALGAISGVEVVNESFFNEFTIRVPGDAAALVEKLAEAGIVAGLPVSRLEPDCGLDDLIVVAATETATDDDIAAYASAIEAAL; from the coding sequence ATGCGCTATCTCCCCCATACCGATCAGGACCGCGCCGATATGCTGCGTGTGATCGGCGTCGAAACCATCGACGAATTGTTTCGTGACGTTCCGGCCGACAAGCTTTTGAAAGAGGCGGTCGATCTGCCGCGACACAAGAGCGAGTTGGAAGTTGCCCGGCTGATGCGCCGGCTTGCCGCAAAAAATCGCGCGGCGGGCGACGGGCCCTTCTTCTTGGGCGCCGGCGCCTATCACCATCACGTGCCGGCGAGCGTCGATCACATCATCCAGCGCTCGGAATATCTGACCTCCTACACGCCGTATCAGCCGGAGATCAGCCAGGGCACGCTGCAGACCCTTTTCGAATTCCAGACCCAGGTCGCCGAATTGACCGGCACCGAAGTCGCCAACGCCTCCATGTATGACGGCTCCACGGCGACGGCCGAGGCCGTGCTGATGGCCTGCCGCGTGACGAAGCGGTCGAAGGCAGTGCTGTCGGGTGGTCTGCATCCGCAATATCGCGAGGTCGTCGAGACACTCGCGAATATGGAAGACGACGAATGCATCTCGCTTCCCCCCGATCCGAAGGGGAATGAGGATCTCCTCGCCGAGATCAGCGAAGACGTTGCCTGCGTCGTGGTTCAGTCGCCGTCTTTCTACGGCCAGCTCATCGACCTGAAGCCGATCGCAGCGCGCTGCCGGGAAACGGGCGTGCTTCTCGTCGCAGTCTTTACCGAGGTCGTCTCCCTCGGTCTGATCGAGCCGCCGGGCGCGCAGGGCGCCGACATTGTCGTCGGCGAGGGCCAGTCGATCGGCAATGCGCTCTCCTTCGGCGGGCCTTATGTCGGTCTCTTCGCGACGAAGCAGAAATACATCCGCCAGATGCCTGGCCGTCTCTGCGGCGAGACCCGCGATCGGGAAGGCAAGCGCGGTTATGTGCTGACGCTCAACACCCGTGAGCAGCATATCCGCCGCGACAAGGCGACCTCCAATATCTGCACCAATTCCGGCCTCTGTGCGCTCGCTTTCACCGCGCATATGACGCTGCTTGGCGGCGATGGCTTGAGGAAGCTCGCTCTTCGCAACCATGAGCGCGCCTGCCGTCTCGCCGATGCGCTCGGTGCCATTTCGGGCGTCGAGGTCGTCAACGAGAGCTTCTTCAACGAGTTTACCATCCGGGTGCCGGGCGATGCGGCCGCTCTCGTCGAGAAGCTCGCCGAGGCCGGGATCGTTGCGGGTCTGCCCGTGTCGCGGCTCGAGCCCGATTGTGGCCTCGACGATCTTATCGTTGTGGCCGCGACCGAGACGGCCACGGACGACGATATCGCTGCCTACGCCTCGGCCATCGAGGCGGCGCTTTGA
- a CDS encoding OsmC family protein — MSSYYATIEWKGDAEAVRANKHSRVHEWHLDAGLVVPASPGPAVLPAAVIKEDAVDPEEGLVASLSSCHMLFFIDLIRKHGFTPIAYEDKAEGILGVFEPRKKGLTKIILRPKVTFDGDQPDHAMLEKVHEQAHELCFIGNSLKSEIVVDFRE; from the coding sequence ATGAGCAGCTACTACGCAACGATCGAATGGAAGGGCGACGCCGAGGCGGTGCGCGCCAACAAGCATAGCCGCGTTCATGAATGGCATCTCGATGCGGGCCTCGTCGTTCCGGCCTCGCCGGGCCCTGCCGTATTGCCGGCGGCCGTGATCAAGGAAGATGCCGTGGATCCGGAAGAGGGGCTCGTCGCATCGCTGTCGAGCTGCCACATGCTCTTCTTCATCGATCTGATCCGCAAGCACGGTTTCACGCCGATCGCCTATGAGGACAAGGCCGAGGGCATTCTCGGCGTCTTCGAGCCGCGCAAGAAGGGACTGACGAAGATCATCCTGCGTCCGAAGGTGACCTTCGACGGCGACCAGCCGGATCACGCGATGCTCGAAAAAGTGCACGAGCAGGCACACGAGCTCTGCTTCATCGGCAATTCTTTGAAGTCGGAAATCGTTGTCGATTTCCGCGAGTGA
- the gcvH gene encoding glycine cleavage system protein GcvH — translation MTTRYSKEHEWVRLDGDTATIGITPFAAEQLGDVVFVELPEKGKVIAKGDEVAVVESVKAASEVYAPVSGEVTDSNAALEDAPQTVNEAPEGDGWFFRVKLSDKSELDGLMDEAAYKAFCEEL, via the coding sequence ATGACGACCCGTTACAGCAAGGAGCACGAATGGGTGCGCCTGGATGGCGACACGGCCACCATCGGCATCACCCCCTTTGCCGCCGAGCAATTGGGAGACGTCGTTTTCGTGGAGCTTCCCGAGAAGGGCAAGGTGATCGCCAAGGGTGACGAGGTCGCGGTCGTGGAATCGGTGAAAGCTGCAAGCGAGGTCTATGCGCCGGTCTCCGGCGAGGTGACGGACTCCAATGCCGCATTGGAGGACGCGCCGCAGACAGTCAATGAGGCGCCGGAGGGTGACGGCTGGTTCTTCCGCGTCAAGCTCTCCGACAAAAGCGAACTCGACGGTCTCATGGACGAGGCCGCCTACAAGGCTTTCTGCGAGGAATTATGA
- the gcvT gene encoding glycine cleavage system aminomethyltransferase GcvT — MATDISDLKRTPLFELHQELGGRMVPFAGYAMPVQYDGIIGEHHWTRDRAGLFDVSHMGQRILSAPDHETVAKALERLAPGDFQGLKPGRQRYTFLLLDNGGIVDDLMVARLAGEADEGRLFMVFNASRKEIDDDYVREHLPDGVTLEAVEDRALLALQGPAAAEVLSGLCPEVADLTFMQAARAEILLGDGRSAKVHLSRSGYTGEDGFEISVAADEAEALARALLAHEAVKPIGLGARDSLRLEAGLPLYGHDIDETTSPVEAGLRFAIAKARRERGDFPGAGRILAELSDGPQRRLVGLKPSGRAPVREGAQILGASDSVVGEVTSGGFGPTVGGPVAMGYVDRAYADPGTELHLAGRRGAEPATVLPLPFVPHCYHRPKSGAKQ, encoded by the coding sequence GTGGCGACTGATATCAGTGATTTGAAGCGCACCCCTTTGTTCGAGCTCCATCAGGAGCTGGGCGGGCGTATGGTGCCTTTCGCCGGCTATGCCATGCCGGTTCAATATGATGGCATCATCGGCGAGCACCATTGGACGCGCGATCGTGCCGGGCTCTTCGATGTCTCTCATATGGGTCAGCGGATTCTTTCGGCTCCGGATCACGAGACCGTCGCCAAGGCGCTCGAGCGCCTGGCGCCGGGCGATTTCCAGGGACTGAAACCCGGCAGGCAGCGCTACACCTTTCTTCTCCTCGACAACGGCGGCATCGTCGACGATCTCATGGTCGCCCGCCTTGCGGGCGAGGCGGATGAGGGCCGTCTCTTCATGGTCTTCAATGCCTCGCGCAAGGAGATCGACGACGATTATGTGCGCGAGCATCTGCCGGACGGGGTGACGCTCGAGGCGGTCGAAGATCGCGCGCTCCTGGCTCTCCAAGGGCCTGCTGCCGCGGAGGTCTTGAGCGGCCTCTGCCCCGAGGTGGCGGACCTCACTTTCATGCAGGCCGCGCGTGCCGAAATCCTGCTCGGCGATGGCCGTTCCGCTAAAGTGCATCTCTCGCGCTCCGGCTATACCGGCGAGGACGGTTTTGAGATTTCCGTCGCTGCCGACGAGGCCGAGGCGCTGGCGAGAGCGCTCCTCGCGCACGAGGCGGTGAAGCCCATCGGTCTCGGCGCGCGCGATTCGCTCCGCCTTGAAGCCGGTTTGCCGCTCTACGGTCATGATATCGACGAAACCACGTCTCCGGTCGAGGCGGGGCTGCGCTTTGCCATCGCCAAGGCACGCCGCGAGCGTGGCGATTTTCCGGGCGCCGGCCGCATCCTGGCCGAACTTTCCGATGGTCCCCAGCGTCGTCTCGTAGGCCTGAAGCCTTCCGGTCGCGCCCCGGTGCGCGAAGGCGCCCAGATCCTGGGAGCAAGCGATTCCGTCGTCGGCGAAGTGACCTCGGGCGGCTTCGGTCCGACCGTCGGGGGCCCTGTCGCGATGGGTTATGTCGACCGTGCCTATGCCGATCCCGGCACCGAATTGCATCTCGCCGGCCGGCGCGGCGCCGAGCCGGCCACGGTCCTGCCTCTTCCCTTTGTCCCGCACTGCTACCACCGCCCGAAATCAGGAGCCAAACAATGA
- a CDS encoding site-specific DNA-methyltransferase: MRTASKRPGAGFASVLPSLPRDVILKGDCIPMMEKLPAKSVDLIFADPPYNLQLQGDLHRPDQSRVDAVDDAWDQFSDFAAYDAFTRAWLLSARRVLKPDGGLWVIGSYHNIFRLGTILQDLGFWILNDIVWRKTNPMPNFRGRRFANAHETLIWAAPSPKAKRYTFNYDALKTFNDDLQMRSDWTLPICTGEERLKDETGRKVHPTQKPESLLYRVLLSTTKPGETVLDPFFGTGTTGAVAKKLGRHFIGIEREQSYIDAAEARIEAVRPADAPSLSVVQGKRAQPRIPFGTLLEAGLVKPGERLYDPKGRLSALVRADASLIYEKDGRRHEGSIHRVGAAVQGLEACNGWVFWHMRTKEGLKPIDCLRDTVRGALAA, from the coding sequence ATGCGTACTGCTTCCAAGCGGCCGGGTGCCGGCTTCGCAAGCGTTCTGCCGAGCCTGCCGCGGGACGTGATCTTGAAGGGCGATTGCATTCCGATGATGGAAAAATTGCCCGCCAAAAGCGTCGATCTGATCTTCGCCGATCCGCCTTACAACTTGCAGCTCCAGGGCGACCTGCATCGCCCGGACCAATCGCGGGTCGATGCGGTCGACGACGCCTGGGACCAATTTTCCGATTTCGCCGCCTATGACGCATTCACGCGTGCCTGGCTTTTGTCGGCACGCCGCGTTCTGAAGCCCGATGGCGGGCTATGGGTGATCGGCTCCTATCACAACATCTTCCGCCTCGGCACGATCCTGCAGGATCTAGGCTTCTGGATCCTGAACGACATCGTCTGGCGCAAGACCAACCCGATGCCGAATTTCCGCGGCCGGCGCTTCGCCAATGCGCATGAGACGCTGATCTGGGCAGCCCCCTCGCCGAAAGCAAAGCGCTACACCTTCAATTACGACGCGCTCAAAACCTTCAACGACGACCTGCAGATGCGTTCCGACTGGACCTTGCCGATCTGCACGGGCGAAGAGCGGCTGAAGGACGAGACCGGGCGCAAGGTGCACCCGACGCAGAAGCCAGAATCGCTTCTCTACCGCGTTCTCCTGTCGACGACGAAGCCGGGCGAGACGGTTCTCGATCCCTTCTTCGGGACGGGTACGACGGGTGCAGTCGCCAAAAAGCTCGGTCGCCATTTCATCGGCATCGAGCGCGAACAATCCTATATCGACGCCGCAGAAGCGCGCATTGAGGCGGTGCGTCCCGCCGATGCTCCGTCTCTCAGCGTCGTTCAGGGCAAACGCGCCCAGCCGCGCATTCCCTTCGGCACTCTGCTTGAAGCCGGTCTCGTGAAGCCGGGCGAGCGCCTTTACGATCCGAAGGGCCGGTTGAGCGCGCTCGTGCGGGCCGATGCCTCGCTCATCTATGAAAAAGACGGCCGACGCCATGAAGGCTCGATCCACCGCGTCGGCGCCGCGGTTCAGGGCCTCGAAGCCTGCAATGGCTGGGTCTTCTGGCACATGCGCACCAAAGAGGGGCTGAAGCCCATCGATTGCCTGCGCGATACGGTTCGCGGCGCTCTGGCTGCCTGA
- a CDS encoding HAD family hydrolase has protein sequence MQPIRHIVFDIGKVLLHYDPHLAYQELIPAEAERRAFLEEVCSNAWNLEQDRGRSWADAEAEAIARHPDKAELIRAFRQRWSMMVPYAYEDSVAVFRDTLAAGHDVTLLTNFASDTFVEARRRFPFLDETRGVTVSGELRLVKPDLAIYRHHAATFGLDPAATLFIDDSEPNVEGARQAGWRALHFTGADKLRADLASEGVKLDRAKPRLARA, from the coding sequence ATGCAACCAATCCGTCACATCGTCTTCGACATCGGCAAGGTGCTTCTGCATTACGATCCGCACCTTGCCTATCAAGAGCTCATTCCCGCCGAGGCCGAGCGCCGCGCCTTCCTGGAGGAGGTGTGCTCCAACGCCTGGAATCTGGAACAGGACCGCGGCCGCTCCTGGGCCGACGCGGAAGCCGAAGCGATCGCTCGCCATCCCGACAAGGCGGAGCTGATCAGGGCGTTTCGCCAGCGCTGGTCGATGATGGTGCCTTATGCCTATGAGGACAGCGTTGCCGTGTTCCGGGATACCTTGGCGGCCGGCCACGACGTCACGCTCTTGACGAACTTCGCCTCGGACACCTTCGTGGAAGCTCGGCGGCGGTTCCCGTTTCTCGACGAGACTCGCGGCGTGACGGTGTCGGGCGAGCTCCGCCTCGTGAAGCCGGACCTCGCGATCTACCGCCACCATGCGGCGACGTTCGGTCTCGATCCGGCCGCAACTCTCTTCATCGACGACAGCGAGCCGAACGTTGAAGGCGCGCGCCAGGCGGGCTGGCGAGCACTGCATTTCACCGGTGCCGACAAGCTTCGCGCCGATCTCGCTTCAGAGGGCGTGAAGCTTGATCGCGCGAAGCCGCGGCTTGCGAGGGCCTGA
- the mutY gene encoding A/G-specific adenine glycosylase — protein MENGEDASFEDVLAQALLAWYERHARTLPWRIAPKWRRAGVRPDPYRVWLSEVMLQQTTVKAVGDYFAAFTARWPDMMAFAAAPEEQVMAAWAGLGYYSRARNLVACARRVAEDYGGMMPRKADELAKLPGIGPYTSASIAAIAFDEPVPVVDGNVERVVSRLFAIDRPLPQAKSEIRETLRPLVPQDRPGEFAEAMMDLGATICSPKRPACALCPLNMMCRAHSEQREEAYPVKAPKRAKAKKFAGAFVALRDDGKILLSRRPPKGLLGGMSEVPTGPWQESPVTRMPAPPLSAPWRKITPQVSHIFTHIDLKVTIWQASLLPDTPAPEGFWWHDLENLKEAGLPTVMAKIAEAAVPGATKARAKG, from the coding sequence TTGGAAAACGGGGAAGACGCGTCCTTCGAGGACGTGCTCGCCCAGGCTTTGCTTGCCTGGTACGAACGCCATGCGCGCACACTGCCCTGGCGCATCGCGCCGAAATGGCGACGCGCCGGCGTCAGACCCGATCCTTATCGCGTCTGGCTCTCCGAAGTCATGCTCCAGCAAACGACGGTGAAGGCCGTCGGCGACTATTTCGCAGCCTTCACGGCCCGCTGGCCGGACATGATGGCGTTCGCCGCTGCCCCTGAGGAGCAGGTGATGGCGGCCTGGGCCGGGCTTGGCTATTATTCGCGGGCCCGCAATCTCGTCGCCTGCGCCCGCCGTGTCGCCGAGGATTACGGAGGCATGATGCCGCGCAAGGCGGACGAACTCGCCAAATTGCCGGGCATCGGCCCCTATACCTCCGCCTCTATCGCCGCGATTGCTTTCGACGAGCCGGTGCCGGTCGTCGACGGCAATGTCGAGCGCGTCGTGTCCCGGCTTTTCGCCATCGACCGGCCTTTGCCGCAGGCAAAGTCGGAGATCCGAGAGACGCTGCGCCCGCTCGTGCCGCAGGACCGCCCGGGCGAGTTCGCGGAAGCCATGATGGATCTCGGCGCCACGATCTGCTCGCCGAAACGTCCCGCCTGTGCGCTCTGCCCGCTCAATATGATGTGTCGTGCCCACAGCGAACAGCGCGAGGAGGCCTATCCGGTCAAGGCGCCGAAGCGGGCGAAGGCGAAGAAGTTCGCCGGTGCCTTCGTGGCTTTGCGCGATGACGGCAAGATCCTGCTGTCGCGGCGTCCTCCGAAGGGGCTCCTGGGCGGCATGAGCGAAGTGCCGACGGGACCGTGGCAGGAATCTCCGGTCACGCGGATGCCGGCCCCTCCGCTTTCCGCACCCTGGCGCAAGATCACGCCGCAGGTCTCACACATCTTCACGCATATCGATTTGAAGGTGACGATCTGGCAGGCTTCTTTGCTGCCGGACACGCCGGCGCCCGAAGGCTTCTGGTGGCACGACCTTGAAAATCTGAAGGAGGCCGGCCTGCCGACCGTCATGGCGAAAATCGCCGAGGCGGCGGTCCCGGGAGCGACGAAGGCGCGGGCGAAAGGGTGA
- a CDS encoding DUF721 domain-containing protein has protein sequence MTGPFQTKAKPIAELIGGTLDPLMRKRGLAKADILRWWPEIVGSRYAGLTAPERIRWPRNDGERAATLIVHADPSVALPLSYELEGVRDRLNAFLGFRAVGLVKLVQRPFAIEPAIEHRPASTQCNEQLERKLATVDGPLRDSLRALGRAILARS, from the coding sequence TTGACGGGACCCTTTCAGACCAAAGCAAAACCGATCGCCGAACTCATTGGCGGCACGCTCGATCCTTTGATGCGCAAGCGCGGGCTCGCCAAGGCGGATATTCTGCGCTGGTGGCCCGAGATCGTCGGCAGCCGCTATGCCGGGCTGACGGCGCCGGAACGGATCCGCTGGCCGCGCAACGACGGCGAACGGGCCGCAACCTTGATCGTTCATGCCGATCCGAGCGTGGCGCTGCCATTATCTTATGAGCTCGAGGGCGTGCGCGACCGGCTCAACGCCTTTCTCGGTTTTCGCGCCGTCGGCCTCGTCAAACTGGTGCAACGCCCCTTTGCGATCGAACCGGCGATCGAACACCGGCCGGCGAGCACGCAGTGCAACGAGCAGCTTGAGAGGAAACTCGCGACCGTCGACGGACCGCTTCGCGATTCTTTGCGCGCACTCGGACGTGCCATCCTGGCACGCTCATAA
- a CDS encoding DsbA family protein — protein sequence MPLFTRRQFAATALIAGLFAAAPAFAQDDGPSEVPMDQLMASGPIPDHALGSEDAPVTIVEYASMSCSHCADFHNETYPKLKEQYIDTGKVRFVFREFPIDAAAFAIAMTARCAPEDRYFDIIDLFFEHQLDWIRAEDHYGAILDLAKQAGFSEESFEACLQNQELFDGLTARRDKASKEFGVHGTPTFFINGEKLVGARSFDEIKAKIEAAL from the coding sequence TTGCCGTTGTTCACCCGCCGACAATTCGCCGCCACCGCCCTCATTGCCGGGCTTTTCGCCGCAGCCCCGGCCTTTGCGCAGGACGATGGCCCGTCCGAAGTGCCGATGGACCAGCTGATGGCATCGGGACCGATCCCCGATCACGCTCTCGGCTCAGAGGACGCACCCGTCACGATCGTCGAATACGCGTCCATGTCCTGTTCGCACTGCGCGGACTTCCACAACGAGACCTATCCCAAGCTGAAAGAGCAGTATATCGACACCGGCAAGGTTCGCTTCGTCTTCCGCGAATTCCCGATCGATGCCGCAGCCTTTGCCATCGCCATGACGGCACGCTGCGCACCGGAAGATCGCTATTTCGATATCATCGACCTGTTCTTCGAGCATCAGCTCGACTGGATCCGCGCCGAGGACCATTACGGAGCCATCCTCGATCTCGCCAAGCAGGCCGGTTTTTCTGAGGAAAGCTTTGAGGCATGCTTGCAAAATCAGGAATTGTTCGATGGACTAACCGCGAGACGAGACAAGGCTTCGAAGGAATTCGGCGTTCACGGTACTCCGACTTTCTTCATCAACGGCGAGAAGCTGGTCGGAGCGCGATCATTCGATGAGATCAAGGCCAAGATCGAGGCGGCGCTTTAA